One window of Sphingobacteriales bacterium genomic DNA carries:
- the acs gene encoding acetate--CoA ligase, protein MSFQIHSFEQYLEVYARSVAEPEAFWAEIAGSFVWHKTWDKVLEGGFEKADVRWFQGGKLNITENCLDRHLATRSEKTALLWEPNDPNEVGVSWTYRQLYEKVCEFANVLKNYGVLKGDRICIYLPMVPELTVAVLACARIGAVHSVVFAGFSAQSLSDRINDSSCKLLITADGFMRGSKMVALKDIADEALAAAPCIERVIVLQRTGMFTHFQPQRDVWWHEATAGVDKHCPPVPVDAEDMLFILYTSGSTGKPKGVVHTTGGYMVYAAYTFLNVFQYRETDIYWCTADIGWITGHSYIVYGPLLNGATVLMYEGIPTWPDAGRFWEICDKYRVSIFYTAPTAIRSLMAAGLEFVAAHRLDSLRVLGTVGEPINEEAWHWYHRFIGKKRCPVVDTWWQTETGGMMISALAGITPLKPTFASFPLPGVQPCLVSPDGHEIDENGQEGLLCIKFPWPGMIRTTYGDHERCRLTYFAAFKGKYFTGDGCRRDFDGQYRIIGRVDDVINVSGHRLGTAEIENAINLHPLVVESAVVGFPHDIKGQGIYAYIISNALVQNEEALKEEVRQTVSKAISPIAKPDKILVVSGLPKTRSGKIMRRILRKIAEGDVSNLGDTSTLLDPGVVDEITAAAGLK, encoded by the coding sequence ATGTCTTTTCAAATCCACAGTTTTGAGCAATATCTCGAAGTATATGCCCGCAGTGTGGCAGAACCCGAAGCCTTTTGGGCAGAAATTGCCGGTAGTTTTGTGTGGCACAAAACATGGGACAAAGTGCTGGAAGGCGGCTTTGAAAAAGCGGATGTCCGCTGGTTTCAGGGCGGAAAACTGAACATCACCGAAAATTGTCTTGACCGGCACCTGGCGACCCGTTCCGAAAAAACAGCCCTGTTATGGGAGCCTAACGACCCGAACGAAGTCGGGGTTAGCTGGACATACCGGCAACTCTACGAAAAGGTCTGCGAGTTTGCCAACGTGCTCAAAAACTATGGCGTTTTAAAAGGCGATCGCATTTGTATTTACCTGCCTATGGTTCCCGAGCTGACCGTAGCAGTCCTGGCTTGCGCGCGCATCGGGGCGGTACATTCCGTAGTGTTTGCCGGTTTTTCGGCACAGTCGCTTTCAGACCGGATTAATGACTCGTCCTGCAAGCTGCTGATTACTGCGGATGGTTTTATGCGGGGGTCGAAAATGGTTGCGCTCAAAGATATTGCAGACGAAGCGCTCGCCGCAGCACCATGTATCGAACGGGTCATTGTTTTGCAGCGCACCGGAATGTTTACCCATTTTCAGCCGCAGCGCGATGTGTGGTGGCACGAAGCAACCGCCGGCGTTGATAAACACTGCCCCCCTGTGCCGGTAGATGCCGAAGATATGCTGTTTATCCTCTACACCTCCGGAAGTACCGGAAAACCGAAGGGCGTGGTGCATACCACCGGCGGATATATGGTCTATGCGGCTTACACATTTCTCAATGTTTTTCAATACCGCGAAACCGATATTTACTGGTGTACGGCTGATATCGGGTGGATAACCGGACATTCGTATATTGTTTACGGGCCTTTGCTGAACGGGGCAACGGTGCTGATGTATGAAGGCATACCGACCTGGCCGGATGCCGGTAGGTTCTGGGAAATCTGCGACAAATACCGCGTCAGTATTTTTTATACCGCCCCTACTGCCATCCGCTCGCTGATGGCTGCCGGTCTGGAATTTGTGGCTGCCCACCGTTTGGACAGCCTTCGGGTGCTGGGCACTGTGGGCGAGCCTATCAACGAGGAAGCGTGGCACTGGTATCACCGGTTTATCGGAAAAAAACGCTGCCCGGTGGTGGACACATGGTGGCAAACCGAAACCGGAGGCATGATGATTTCGGCACTGGCGGGCATTACCCCTCTAAAACCTACCTTCGCTTCGTTTCCTTTGCCCGGTGTTCAGCCGTGTTTAGTCAGTCCTGACGGCCACGAAATTGATGAAAACGGTCAGGAAGGCTTGCTTTGCATCAAATTTCCATGGCCGGGAATGATACGCACAACTTATGGCGATCATGAACGCTGCCGTTTGACCTATTTTGCGGCGTTTAAAGGAAAATATTTTACCGGAGACGGATGCCGGAGGGATTTTGACGGGCAATACCGAATCATCGGCCGGGTGGATGATGTTATCAATGTTTCGGGACACCGGCTCGGTACGGCCGAAATAGAAAACGCCATCAACCTGCATCCTTTGGTGGTCGAATCTGCGGTGGTGGGCTTTCCACACGACATCAAAGGGCAGGGCATTTATGCGTATATCATCAGCAATGCTTTAGTGCAAAACGAAGAAGCCCTGAAAGAAGAAGTTCGCCAAACCGTGAGCAAAGCCATCAGCCCCATTGCCAAACCTGATAAAATATTGGTCGTGAGCGGGTTGCCCAAAACACGAAGCGGTAAAATCATGCGCCGCATTCTGCGAAAAATTGCCGAAGGTGATGTTTCCAATCTTGGCGACACCTCCACCCTGCTCGATCCGGGGGTGGTGGATGAAATTACCGCCGCCGCCGGTTTGAAATAA
- a CDS encoding choice-of-anchor J domain-containing protein: MLKHLIFISLLVVFTSASAQLPEPCGTMHNHEMLLQKDPAMAERMAEIEDFTQKWIAKNPDVKEMGTVITIPVVFHVLYNTGVPATNVSEAKILSQLAILNDDYRRLNWNASATPEVFLPVAADAELEFCLAQRGPDGFPSSGITRTPTTKTSFTTNVNDAKSDATGGKTGWPATDYLNVWVVPGINGGNVLGYAQFPGGDLSTDGVVIAYNCFGDVPPLMAPYLYGRTTIHEVGHWLNLRHIWGDGPCDQDDFVADTPRSDGANYGCPNTNSCSNESPDYNDMVQNYMDYSNDNCQNLFTLGQKQRMRVLFEPGGFRFSLTQSDGCTPVLLGASDANLQSIVQPFSAGQCTVLEPVIQFQNFGTETLYYLEIIYSVDGGEPYTYQWTGELASTASTTFTLPPVTINNGELLHNLEVILANPNGVPDFNPDNDMLTTFFTTTLPGDEIPFTENFVGSPFPFGIWSFTSADGVFFSLNNSVGHNDNYSAFMNNFSYDAVGQIDEFKLPDLDFFETSPVLEFWVAYARKSDTDETDVLEVMISADCGDTFTTMFIKGGEELATTTDFVTDAFVPNGNQWRKEGVDLSAFSNLRNVVIGFKQTRGSGNNLYIDDINIVGYVVGIDEPQVLSDSQPENAFNLFPNPSNGLIQFQYNPKSEVGTPAQITVTDKAGRLILKQQMMLDGNPSQEIDLTHLPAGLYFVTLTEGTISYTEKLLLVR, encoded by the coding sequence ATGCTTAAACATCTCATATTTATCTCCTTGCTCGTGGTGTTTACCTCAGCATCCGCTCAATTGCCTGAACCTTGCGGAACAATGCACAACCATGAAATGCTGTTGCAGAAAGATCCGGCAATGGCTGAAAGAATGGCGGAAATCGAAGACTTTACCCAAAAATGGATTGCCAAAAATCCCGACGTAAAAGAAATGGGAACGGTTATTACTATTCCCGTTGTTTTCCATGTTTTGTATAATACCGGTGTGCCTGCAACTAATGTGAGTGAGGCAAAGATTTTGTCTCAGTTGGCGATTTTAAATGATGATTATCGCCGCTTAAACTGGAATGCTTCTGCGACTCCCGAAGTTTTTTTACCCGTTGCTGCCGATGCAGAATTGGAGTTTTGCCTTGCTCAACGAGGGCCGGATGGGTTTCCTTCGAGTGGAATTACAAGAACCCCGACGACTAAAACGTCTTTTACTACCAATGTTAACGATGCTAAATCAGATGCAACCGGAGGAAAAACAGGCTGGCCTGCAACCGACTACCTCAATGTATGGGTTGTTCCGGGCATTAATGGAGGAAATGTGTTGGGTTATGCACAGTTTCCGGGGGGCGATTTAAGTACAGATGGCGTAGTGATTGCCTATAATTGTTTTGGCGATGTTCCTCCTCTGATGGCACCTTATCTCTATGGCAGAACAACAATTCATGAAGTAGGGCATTGGCTCAATTTAAGGCATATCTGGGGCGATGGCCCCTGCGATCAGGACGATTTTGTTGCCGATACACCACGCTCGGACGGTGCCAACTATGGTTGTCCCAATACGAACAGTTGTAGTAACGAATCTCCCGACTACAACGACATGGTTCAAAACTATATGGATTATAGCAACGACAATTGTCAGAACCTTTTTACCCTTGGCCAAAAACAAAGAATGAGGGTTTTGTTTGAGCCGGGTGGATTCCGTTTTTCACTTACTCAATCAGATGGATGTACGCCTGTGTTGCTTGGTGCAAGCGATGCTAATTTGCAATCTATTGTCCAACCTTTCAGTGCCGGACAATGTACCGTGCTTGAACCCGTTATTCAGTTCCAAAACTTTGGTACTGAAACTCTTTATTACCTCGAAATCATCTATTCGGTTGACGGTGGTGAACCTTATACCTATCAATGGACGGGGGAATTGGCCAGTACTGCTTCTACTACTTTTACTCTTCCGCCGGTTACCATCAACAACGGCGAATTGCTGCATAACCTTGAAGTAATTCTTGCAAATCCCAATGGTGTGCCCGATTTTAACCCTGACAACGATATGCTCACTACCTTTTTTACGACCACTTTGCCGGGAGATGAAATTCCTTTTACCGAAAATTTTGTCGGATCTCCTTTCCCTTTTGGTATCTGGAGCTTTACTTCGGCCGATGGCGTGTTCTTTTCACTGAACAACAGCGTTGGGCATAATGACAACTATTCTGCTTTTATGAACAATTTCAGTTATGATGCTGTAGGACAGATTGATGAGTTTAAATTGCCGGATTTGGACTTTTTTGAAACCTCTCCGGTGCTTGAGTTTTGGGTGGCTTATGCCCGTAAATCCGATACGGACGAAACGGACGTTTTAGAAGTCATGATTTCGGCAGATTGCGGCGATACCTTTACCACCATGTTTATCAAAGGGGGTGAAGAACTCGCCACGACTACCGACTTTGTTACCGATGCCTTTGTGCCTAATGGCAACCAATGGAGAAAAGAAGGTGTTGACCTTTCTGCTTTCAGCAATCTTCGCAATGTGGTGATTGGTTTCAAACAAACCCGTGGCAGTGGCAACAACTTGTATATTGACGACATTAATATTGTCGGGTATGTGGTCGGGATTGATGAACCTCAAGTTCTGTCTGACTCTCAACCTGAAAATGCTTTTAACTTGTTTCCCAATCCGTCAAACGGCTTGATTCAATTTCAGTACAACCCTAAGTCTGAGGTTGGGACTCCTGCTCAAATTACCGTTACTGACAAAGCAGGACGTTTGATTTTGAAACAACAAATGATGTTGGATGGTAATCCTTCGCAGGAAATAGATCTGACGCATCTTCCTGCCGGGCTTTATTTTGTAACATTAACGGAAGGGACAATTTCTTATACCGAAAAGCTGCTTTTAGTTCGGTAA